The genomic region TTTACAGTACTCCTGGGGATGTACGGTGGGGGACCGGTCAACTGGGTTTGGCAGGCCGCTTCCATTCCCATTTCCATAATTCTCGGCATCCTTCTCGGCCTGGCGGTCGGTTATCTGCTTTACCGGCTGTTTCGCCGGTACGATCTCAAACCTCCACGGAGAACGATCATCCTTATGGGGGTGGCTATTCTCCTGACATGGGTGGAGGATATTCTTCACGGCATCCTCCCGATCTCCGCACTCCTTGGCGTCATGGCCATGGGATTCATAATCCTTGAAAAACAGGAGGCAATCGCACACATCATCTCCTCCAAGCTCAAGCACCTCTGGGTCTTTGCGGAGCTGCTGCTGTTCGTCCTTGTAGGTGCTCAGGTGAACATAAAGGTCGCCTGGGAGGCCGGTCTTGCCGGGGGTCTACTGATCCTGGCAGGCCTTGCTGCCCGCAGTGTGGGAACCTGGATATCTCTCGCGGGCAGCGGACTGGACGCCAGGGAAAAGCTGTTCGCCGTTGTCGCCTATATTCCCAAGGCCACCGTGCAGGCGGCCATCGGGGCCATCCCTCTCGCCGCTGGGCTTCCCGGTGGTGAGGTCATTCTGGCCGTAGCTGTCCTTTCCATCCTTATCACAGCGCCCACCGGGGCCATCGGCATCAAGTTCCTGGGGGAACGGATCCTTCAAGAGAGTAAACGTTCACCCTACAGCTTCAAGGAACTGCGTCAAAGTCTGGGCCTTCCCCATGTGGGTGAGCGTATTATGGAAATCGCTACAGGCCATATGTGGAAGGTCATCGAGGAGAAGGAGTCCTGGCACGAATCCGAGTCCGGCGATCCGATACCGGCCATCGTTCTGAGGATATGGGAAAAAGGTGATGAAACGGCGATCGGCAGCGGTCCCACACGGTACCTGAAATACACACCTCTGGAAGAACCCTTCGGGAGGAAGTGGGAGGTTGTGTATGGGAAATAGCCAGAATGCAGAATGTAGAACGCAGAACGCAGGAGAAGTTCTGAAACCGGGAAAGGGAGAATCGGGGAAGCGGTGAAAACGTATGACATTCCTGGCCCAGACCCGGAATCCAGTCGCACTTGCATACCGCATCGTAGTTATAATCTTTCACCTAGACACCTAGACACCTTCATACTTAGATACCGTTTCATTTGTCATCGCGAACTGTCACCCATGTGACTTGTCACGGCGAAGTT from bacterium harbors:
- a CDS encoding sodium:proton antiporter gives rise to the protein MALSLAFIVLAGLLADALFRRMRLPGLVGMLIVGVLVGPHMLDILRPDMMAVSGDFRKIALIVILLRAGLELRRDILHKVGPYAVTMSAVPAIFEITAITLLAPPLLGLSWPEAAILGSILGAVSPAVVVPLMIDFMERGKGSEKGIPTLILGASAIDDVFVIVIFTVLLGMYGGGPVNWVWQAASIPISIILGILLGLAVGYLLYRLFRRYDLKPPRRTIILMGVAILLTWVEDILHGILPISALLGVMAMGFIILEKQEAIAHIISSKLKHLWVFAELLLFVLVGAQVNIKVAWEAGLAGGLLILAGLAARSVGTWISLAGSGLDAREKLFAVVAYIPKATVQAAIGAIPLAAGLPGGEVILAVAVLSILITAPTGAIGIKFLGERILQESKRSPYSFKELRQSLGLPHVGERIMEIATGHMWKVIEEKESWHESESGDPIPAIVLRIWEKGDETAIGSGPTRYLKYTPLEEPFGRKWEVVYGK